AAATACCCAGCATTTAATAACTTGGCCCGGTTAAAAGTTTTATCACCAgccttaaaaaaaaggaaacaataacATTAGTCTTTTATGGGCCGATATGAAAAATATGCAGTTAACTTCAGAGTAGATGTTCATGTTCTTCTCTTGTATCTGATGTGTGTATTCACTCAGAGTTGCTTTTTTTCCCCTAGATGTGTGCCCAGCAGGTGCAGTAGCATCACTTTaagtcattttaacatttttttaaataattttcattGACAGGAAATAATTCTGACAGTCATCGTTTCGAAAAGAATGAGCTGATACACCATGGTGATCATTTTAACTTTTCCTTTTTAAGTTAAAGAGACACTTTAGCAAATAATTTAAtggtggggaaaaaaagaagtagTAATAACCAGCAGGAGCTTTACTACTcctaatatataaaataatacacaaGACCAGACATTTGATTATGTATAAAGATGAATCGTGGAACAATACCTGCTGGATTATATAAATGGCGTAATGTAGTTGCTGCCTCTGCAGGAAGGGGTGCAGGTGGTACAAGAGGTAGAGGAGGTGTCTCTCGCGGTTGCGATGAGGGATAAGGATCGCTACGCTCTGCCTCGCCACGCAACCCGGAGGCTCGTACTCTCCCTCGGCCACTGCGTCATTCTCACTCTCCACGTCCTTCAGTTTGAGAGAGGACTCAAACGACAGCTTCACAGATCCCTCTGCAGAAACAAGAGTCATCACATTTAAACAGAAATACGAGACTCAGGGGAGGGATCATCCTCTGTGAGCACAGTGAGCAGATTCATTCACATTTGAATGATTATGGGCTGAATAGAGtaaaacattttccatcttTGTCAATTCAAGCTAtttcttctatttcttttttctatGTAGCACATATCCAGGACAGACGTGACACACCCACAATTCTGCAGAACATGttcttataaataaatatccttAGTACAAAAAACTGCAAGAGTAATTGAAAAGCTTTAATTTAACAACCTTCATCACGTTGCTTCCCACTTTTTACAAACAGGAATGAAACAATGGAACAGTAGTTATGAGAAACTGCTGTAGTCACCGAAGTTCAAAGGGATTTCACTGATTAATGATTCACATAAACCTTTGTCTGCGTAATTACATAACAGCTAACTTATCATATATATATcaaggggtaaaaaaaaaattgtcacatgggcatcataaacaaacagatttgATTGACCTTAATTAACTCAAACTAAAGGAAACATTAACGCACAGTAATTGTGTAACCTCTTACATTATATACTTACGTAGCAAAGGTGACTCCTTGAGGCATTTGCCTTTTGGTGTTGGAGTATTTGCGCGATCAGGTGTTGTTGTCCAGGAGTTGAGTTTATCCCTCAGGCTGTCTCCTTTGACAAGAGTTTCTGTTGCGGTCAAGGTCTCCTGAGGGGATTTCACCGTTTCCCCAGAAAAGGTTGCAATCCATGCCAGCACTGACAGCGAGAGAAAGAGCAACACAAAATACTTTGCCGTGCGCAAAATCTTGCACACAGGCGAACAGAAGCCCATAGCTGTTTGACTTTGCTGATGTGAGACACTGAACGTGGCCAGCGTAGAGGCTGTTAACTGGAGTTTAGGATATTTGATCCTCGTAG
This genomic window from Pleuronectes platessa chromosome 15, fPlePla1.1, whole genome shotgun sequence contains:
- the b4galt4 gene encoding beta-1,4-galactosyltransferase 4, which gives rise to MGFCSPVCKILRTAKYFVLLFLSLSVLAWIATFSGETVKSPQETLTATETLVKGDSLRDKLNSWTTTPDRANTPTPKGKCLKESPLLQGSVKLSFESSLKLKDVESENDAVAEGEYEPPGCVARQSVAILIPHRNRERHLLYLLYHLHPFLQRQQLHYAIYIIQQAGDKTFNRAKLLNAGYLEALKDYNWDCFIFHDVDLVPENDHNLYVCDKQPKHLVVGRNATGYKLRYKGYFGGVTAMTKEQFLKVNGFSNTYWGWGGEDDDLRIRVELQKMMIVRPPTDVGRYTMVFHKRDSGNEINKDRMRLLGRTRQVWRKDGLNSCSYKTLSVERLPLYVNVTVDIGKP